Proteins from one Romboutsia sp. CE17 genomic window:
- a CDS encoding site-specific integrase — protein MKLKDAIEEWLDELDIEKASKETIRAYTNSLKVFSKYMCDSTKLDNIKAIHIKEFAKFNKERGLKIKTQNGHISIISVLYTYLVDEVIVSKNLGYSVKLVNGNDKKEIEVLPKIKLKH, from the coding sequence ATGAAATTAAAAGATGCTATAGAAGAATGGTTAGATGAGTTAGATATAGAGAAAGCAAGTAAAGAGACTATAAGAGCTTATACTAATTCACTTAAAGTATTCAGTAAGTATATGTGTGATAGTACAAAATTAGATAACATAAAAGCTATTCATATAAAAGAGTTTGCTAAGTTCAATAAAGAGCGAGGCTTAAAGATTAAAACACAAAATGGACATATATCAATTATTAGTGTCTTATACACTTACTTAGTTGATGAAGTAATTGTATCTAAAAATTTAGGATATTCAGTAAAATTAGTTAATGGAAATGATAAAAAAGAAATTGAAGTATTACCAAAGATAAAATTAAAACATTAG
- a CDS encoding ABC-F family ATP-binding cassette domain-containing protein: MLQVTNVGLRFGDKELFKDVNLKFTKGNCYGIIGANGAGKSTFLKILAGDIEPNTGSVSITEKERMSVLRQDHFKYEEDTVLNVVIMGHERLYAIMQEKDALYMKPDFTEEDGIKAAELEGEFAELDGWDAETNAERLLMGLGIDKSLHYKQMKELTGGEKVKVLLAQALFGKPEILVMDEPTNHLDFQSINWLNNFIMDLEDSIVIVVSHDRHFLNQICTNIVDVDFGKIQMYVGNYDFWYESSQLALQLAKDQNKKAEEKIAQLKEFIARFSSNASKAKQATARKKQLEKIEVEEIQPSRRRYPYVGFTPEREIGNEVLEVEGLTKTIDGVKVLDNVSFRLDREDKVAFMGDEIATTTLFNIIMGKDTADSGTFKWGVTTSQDYLPKNHNEYFDGVTYSLVDWLRQYSEEKSESFIRGFLGRMLFSGEEALKEAQVLSGGEKVRCMLSKLMLSNANVLVLDDPTNHLDLESITSVNKGLEKFNGVLLFTSHDHEMIQTLANRIIEITPGGIMDRKTTLEEYLENKDIQAKLKEMYAVQNA, translated from the coding sequence ATGTTACAAGTTACTAATGTAGGACTTAGATTTGGTGATAAAGAGTTATTCAAAGATGTTAACTTAAAATTCACTAAAGGAAATTGTTACGGAATAATAGGTGCTAATGGTGCAGGAAAATCAACTTTCCTAAAAATATTAGCTGGAGATATAGAACCAAATACAGGAAGTGTTTCAATAACTGAAAAAGAAAGAATGTCAGTTTTAAGACAGGACCACTTCAAATATGAAGAAGATACAGTTTTAAATGTTGTTATAATGGGACATGAAAGACTATATGCTATAATGCAAGAAAAAGATGCATTATACATGAAGCCAGATTTCACAGAAGAAGATGGTATAAAAGCTGCAGAACTTGAAGGAGAGTTTGCTGAACTTGATGGATGGGATGCAGAAACAAATGCAGAAAGATTATTAATGGGTCTAGGAATAGACAAGAGCTTACACTACAAGCAAATGAAGGAATTAACTGGTGGAGAAAAGGTTAAAGTATTACTTGCTCAAGCATTATTTGGTAAACCTGAAATACTAGTAATGGACGAACCGACTAACCACTTAGATTTCCAATCAATAAACTGGTTAAATAACTTCATAATGGACTTAGAAGATTCTATCGTTATAGTTGTATCACACGACAGACACTTCTTAAACCAAATATGTACTAACATAGTTGATGTTGACTTTGGTAAGATACAAATGTATGTTGGTAACTATGACTTCTGGTATGAGTCAAGCCAATTAGCATTGCAACTTGCTAAGGATCAAAATAAGAAAGCTGAAGAAAAAATAGCTCAATTAAAAGAGTTCATCGCAAGATTCAGCTCAAATGCTTCTAAAGCAAAACAAGCAACAGCTAGAAAGAAACAATTAGAGAAAATAGAAGTTGAAGAAATACAACCTTCAAGAAGAAGATATCCATATGTTGGATTCACTCCTGAGAGAGAAATAGGAAATGAAGTATTAGAAGTTGAAGGATTAACTAAAACTATAGATGGTGTTAAAGTTTTAGATAATGTATCTTTCAGATTAGATAGAGAAGATAAAGTTGCTTTCATGGGTGATGAAATAGCTACAACTACACTTTTCAATATAATAATGGGTAAAGATACAGCTGATAGCGGTACATTCAAGTGGGGTGTAACTACTAGCCAAGATTATCTTCCAAAGAACCACAATGAATACTTTGATGGAGTAACTTACTCTTTAGTTGATTGGTTAAGACAATACTCAGAAGAAAAGAGTGAAAGTTTCATAAGAGGATTCTTAGGTAGAATGTTATTCTCTGGAGAAGAAGCTTTAAAAGAAGCTCAAGTTTTATCTGGAGGAGAAAAAGTTAGATGTATGTTATCTAAGTTAATGTTATCAAATGCTAACGTATTAGTTTTAGATGACCCAACTAACCACTTAGACCTAGAAAGTATAACTTCTGTAAATAAAGGTTTAGAGAAGTTCAACGGAGTATTATTATTCACTTCTCATGACCATGAGATGATACAAACTCTTGCTAACAGAATAATAGAGATAACTCCTGGTGGAATAATGGATAGAAAGACTACTTTAGAAGAGTATCTTGAAAATAAAGATATCCAAGCTAAATTAAAAGAAATGTATGCAGTTCAAAATGCATAA
- a CDS encoding cation:proton antiporter, which yields MESTVEAIATNNLIFAFVVIAITGIVLGRLSEILKIPDVIFYLIAGIIIGPSVFNIISIQSFPIENNLILTFGSAFILYEGGKEINLKVLNKVKISVGMLSTVGVIISALVVGVAAFKIFGISMMTALLLGSVIASTDPAALIPVFKQVRIKDKIKQTVVSESAFNDAVGAILVSTLLAILTSGEFSAMNSVKELLVSTVVGVVVGGIVGYILTVLISDKKMGVFHSYAPIVSILKAALAYELATKLNGSGYMAVFIAGLISGNKKMFGLWIPEEDFNSEHYFSESVNTLCRMAIFVVLGTQVDLNALAKYWLPALAIVLVLMFIARPLSVLVSTMFDKNSEWTFKDKLFMMWVRETGVIPAALSGIIVSMKIPGYEIISSVVFMTILITLIVQASTTKLLAKKLGILEEDNLKEDIKDMHATA from the coding sequence ATGGAAAGTACAGTGGAAGCTATAGCTACTAACAATTTAATTTTTGCATTTGTGGTTATAGCTATTACAGGTATAGTTTTAGGTAGGTTAAGTGAGATATTAAAAATACCGGATGTAATATTTTATTTAATTGCTGGAATCATAATAGGTCCATCCGTATTTAATATAATAAGTATACAATCTTTTCCTATAGAAAATAATCTTATTTTAACATTTGGTTCAGCTTTTATATTATATGAAGGTGGTAAAGAAATAAATTTAAAAGTGCTAAATAAAGTAAAGATAAGCGTAGGAATGTTATCAACAGTAGGAGTTATAATATCAGCACTAGTAGTAGGAGTAGCAGCTTTTAAAATATTTGGTATTTCTATGATGACAGCTTTACTTTTAGGTTCTGTTATAGCGTCAACAGACCCAGCTGCACTTATACCAGTTTTTAAGCAAGTAAGAATAAAAGATAAAATAAAGCAGACCGTAGTTAGTGAGTCTGCATTTAATGATGCTGTAGGAGCAATATTAGTATCTACATTGTTAGCAATTTTAACAAGTGGAGAATTCTCAGCAATGAATAGCGTAAAAGAGTTATTAGTATCTACAGTAGTAGGTGTAGTAGTAGGTGGTATAGTAGGGTATATATTAACTGTATTAATTTCAGATAAAAAAATGGGAGTATTCCACTCATATGCACCTATAGTTTCAATATTAAAGGCAGCTTTAGCATATGAATTAGCGACTAAGTTAAATGGAAGTGGATACATGGCTGTATTTATTGCAGGATTAATATCAGGTAATAAAAAAATGTTTGGGCTTTGGATACCAGAAGAAGACTTCAACTCAGAGCATTATTTCTCAGAGAGTGTAAATACATTATGTCGTATGGCCATATTCGTAGTTCTTGGTACACAGGTTGATTTAAATGCACTTGCTAAGTATTGGTTACCAGCATTAGCTATAGTGCTTGTGTTAATGTTTATAGCAAGACCACTTTCAGTATTAGTTTCAACTATGTTTGATAAAAATTCAGAATGGACATTTAAAGACAAATTATTTATGATGTGGGTAAGAGAAACTGGTGTTATACCAGCAGCTTTATCAGGAATAATAGTTTCTATGAAAATTCCAGGATATGAAATTATATCATCAGTAGTTTTTATGACTATACTTATAACATTAATAGTTCAAGCAAGTACTACTAAGTTATTAGCTAAAAAGCTTGGTATATTAGAAGAGGATAATTTAAAAGAAGATATAAAAGATATGCATGCAACTGCATAA